Proteins from one Mus caroli chromosome 3, CAROLI_EIJ_v1.1, whole genome shotgun sequence genomic window:
- the LOC110291022 gene encoding uncharacterized protein LOC110291022: MQNECLCSVVRIELQGDKLVNTAGKSHLHKNAIGKRSLPRALTRDTEPGGLAGSGATAAAGRPRSPRSPLSRSGGRGGESPARRPPRRARTSRCRSRWAERTHTHTQTGRARASGDRAGRAGGAQLPPPPPPPLLVLPLVLMLRALRQRRTAQGCSAEASEGTQLAAHCKVAACHFLIIRFSSPGCKSKERIEADK; the protein is encoded by the exons atgcaaaatgaatgtCTTTGCTCAGTGGTGCGAATCGAATTGCAAGGCGACAAACTTGTGAACACTGCTGGAAAATCCCACCTACACAAAAATGCAATCGGAAAAAGA tctctgcctCGGGCACTGACACGTGACACGGAGCCAGGCGGACTTGCAGGCAGCGGGGCCACCGCGGCTGCTGGGCGACCTCGGAGCCCTCGAAGCCCTCTGAGCCGCTCGGGCGGGCGCGGCGGTGAGAGCCCGGCGAGGCGGCCTCCTCGGCGAGCCCGGACTAGCAGGTGCCGCTCACGCTGGGCTgagcgcacgcacacgcacacgcagaCGGGCAGGGCGCGGGCTAGCGGGGACCGCGCGGGGCGGGCCGGAGGCGCGCAGCTGCCGCCGCCACCGCCTCCGCCGCTGCTGGTACTGCCGCTGGTGCTGATGCTGCGGGCGCTCCGCCAAAGAAGAACAGCTCAGGGATGCTCAGCGGAGGCATCAGAGGGCACACAACTTGCTGCCCACTGCAAAGTTGCCGCTTGCCACTTCCTTATTATTCGGTTTTCATCTCCAG GCTGCAAGTCCAAGGAGAGGATCGAGGCAGACAAGTGA